In one window of Brassica napus cultivar Da-Ae unplaced genomic scaffold, Da-Ae ScsIHWf_2869;HRSCAF=3653, whole genome shotgun sequence DNA:
- the LOC125602479 gene encoding transcription repressor OFP6-like, translating into MAVKSKKKKMVSVVDIGCSNCKFPTLTSFFNRSSKKPRLYSSTYGHGHSSSTTTTVSSSSNIPSTTHWFSDNVSSSSAATPSAAVAVEKDSDDPYLDFRQSMLQMILENEIYSKDDLRELLNCFLSLNEPYHHSIIIRAFSEIWEGVFSAAVKRRGSVQESPLVRHHGPSRASRDYHNHHYY; encoded by the coding sequence ATGGCGGTgaaaagcaagaagaagaagatggtctCTGTTGTTGACATCGGTTGCAGCAACTGTAAGTTCCCAACCTTGACTTCTTTTTTCAACCGTTCCTCCAAAAAGCCCCGCCTCTACTCCTCTACTTACGGCCACGGCCACTCCTCCTCCACCACTACCACCGTCTCTTCCTCCTCCAACATTCCCTCCACAACTCACTGGTTCTCCGACAACGTCTCTTCCTCCTCCGCCGCCACACCCTCCGCCGCTGTAGCCGTCGAGAAAGACTCCGATGACCCGTACCTCGATTTCCGCCAGTCTATGCTACAGATGATTCTCGAGAACGAGATTTACTCCAAAGACGATCTCAGGGAGCTTCTCAACTGCTTCCTCTCACTCAACGAGCCTTACCACCACAGCATCATCATCCGCGCCTTCTCCGAAATATGGGAAGGAGTTTTCTCTGCCGCCGTCAAACGCCGTGGCAGCGTCCAAGAGTCTCCGCTCGTCCGTCATCATGGACCGTCACGGGCCTCACGTGATTACCATAATCACCATTACTACTGA